In a genomic window of Mycolicibacter heraklionensis:
- a CDS encoding DnaB-like helicase C-terminal domain-containing protein, giving the protein MCSRQDDQPSSSIGPVPTGFREIDAALDGGLQPGSLTVIAGYTGSGVTALATHIAAQLVFPRSSKTHSPVMVDFCRHLKGIALDENIAVVATTTFTLATGVGIEPALPT; this is encoded by the coding sequence ATGTGCTCACGCCAAGACGATCAGCCAAGTAGTTCGATCGGTCCTGTGCCTACAGGTTTTCGCGAAATCGATGCAGCGCTCGACGGCGGACTTCAGCCCGGCTCATTGACCGTCATCGCCGGCTACACCGGATCCGGTGTAACCGCCCTGGCGACGCATATCGCGGCACAGTTGGTCTTTCCCCGGTCATCCAAGACTCACTCGCCGGTGATGGTCGACTTCTGCCGACACCTCAAAGGCATTGCCCTGGACGAAAACATAGCGGTCGTCGCTACGACTACGTTCACGCTAGCGACAGGCGTAGGGATCGAGCCGGCTCTACCGACCTGA
- a CDS encoding PE family protein, translated as MGTAGSRASGAVGAIGAFLAFGVAPVAVAPAAQAEDFDWLADLLGSAEASMWPAPAVSEPVWNPDAMVDLYNSWFYTPIHEMQQNWINSDFGAWVNDNLINPLPQLLFGQDFIGNGADGISGGTLAQAAGGNGGLWFGDGGAGGTSADGFGGAGGSALGAFGNGGAGGAGVDGGDGGDGGAGGWLMGIGGAGGAGGTGLSGLDGGDGGIGGAGVGMLFGNGGAGGAGGRGGAGAAGETGGAGANGGNGGAGGIGGNGGAGGRGAWLVGSGGNGGVGGYGGSGGAGGTGGNGLDAVTAGGAGGDAGDGGNGGVGGAGGAAGIGGASGLIGAAGSTAAAGNGGDGGDAGLAGNGGNGAAGDAAHVDGGAGGRGGDAGAEGAGGAAGGGGGVAGKAGADVTVYIPPSGGPIFPVPTPADFIRAGNGGNGGAGYTATDAGASGGNGGAGGAAGSVGNGGHGGAGGNGAAGAAGVTGGQAGQAGGAGGNGGAGGTGGALKGFGGTGGDAGVGGNGGQGAAGNAAHVDGGAGGRGGDAGTAGAAGTGHIAGSSGAAANGGGNGGNGGDGYTATVAGASGGKGGAGGDAGSVGNGGQGGAGGNGAAGAAGTNGVNPGTHGKSGQEGGSGGNGGVGGKGGALSGNGGAGGHGGKGATGGNGGSGVAGAAGDSAQYNSGLDGGNGGAGGNGGNGGAGGHGGDGGAGGTAVNGDAGTHGAGGQGGAGGKAGNAGDGGKGGDGAGGGNNVTAGSGGNGGKGGDRGAIGAGGIGGLDVDGTRAASGVDGAAATAGGNGGAGGAGGPGYGINEINSVAQVAGHGGNGGDSGVIGNGGAGGTGGVTYSYEGYTGGAGGNGGTGSGAGYSGGNGGAGGQGGNGHFDGGVDSGPGGDGGAGGAGGDGLNGANGGAGGKGGDGGTGFSSGVVGGTGGAGGAGGAGYGSGSTAGVGGAGGNGGGGGGSDWGLSDGGTGGAGGNGGNGVDGAKAAAGGAGGEGGEGIASGKGGQGGMGGASNGGTGGAGGLGGSGGTDWTGGGGGGGGGGAGNGGIGGAGGVGGEAGQSSWSIDGNIGGAGGTGGTGGMGIEGGVGGAGGSGGAGGVGVNQGVGGTGGTGGIGGKGDANAAGGQGGKGGDGGTGNGRYEYFPGIGGTGGTGGGGGQIGANGDGTGGRGGDGGTGFNGRQGGAGGPGGPGAVDGTPGTAGARGQDRDQ; from the coding sequence GTGGGTACAGCAGGTTCGCGCGCATCGGGCGCCGTGGGCGCCATCGGTGCTTTCCTGGCTTTCGGGGTGGCGCCGGTGGCGGTCGCGCCTGCGGCGCAGGCCGAGGATTTCGACTGGTTGGCCGACCTGTTGGGTTCGGCTGAGGCGTCGATGTGGCCGGCGCCGGCGGTGTCGGAACCGGTGTGGAACCCGGATGCCATGGTCGATCTGTACAACTCATGGTTCTACACGCCCATCCACGAAATGCAGCAGAACTGGATTAACAGTGATTTCGGGGCATGGGTCAATGACAACCTGATCAACCCATTGCCGCAGTTGCTGTTTGGCCAGGACTTCATCGGCAACGGCGCTGACGGCATCAGTGGCGGCACGCTGGCCCAGGCCGCCGGTGGTAACGGTGGCCTGTGGTTCGGCGACGGCGGTGCCGGTGGCACCAGCGCTGACGGGTTTGGTGGCGCGGGCGGTTCCGCGCTGGGCGCATTCGGCAACGGTGGTGCCGGTGGCGCCGGTGTTGACGGCGGCGACGGAGGTGACGGCGGCGCTGGCGGCTGGCTGATGGGCATCGGCGGCGCTGGTGGGGCCGGCGGAACTGGACTGTCGGGTCTCGACGGCGGTGATGGCGGCATCGGCGGTGCCGGTGTGGGCATGTTGTTCGGCAATGGCGGCGCCGGCGGCGCGGGTGGCCGCGGAGGAGCGGGTGCCGCCGGCGAGACCGGGGGCGCGGGTGCCAATGGCGGTAACGGTGGTGCCGGAGGCATAGGCGGTAACGGCGGGGCCGGTGGGCGGGGTGCCTGGCTGGTGGGCTCGGGCGGGAACGGTGGCGTTGGTGGCTACGGGGGCTCCGGCGGTGCCGGTGGCACTGGCGGAAATGGCCTGGACGCGGTCACGGCCGGTGGCGCCGGTGGGGATGCCGGTGACGGTGGAAACGGTGGTGTCGGAGGTGCCGGGGGTGCGGCTGGCATCGGTGGCGCAAGTGGGCTGATCGGAGCAGCGGGCTCGACGGCTGCAGCGGGTAACGGTGGTGACGGCGGTGATGCCGGCCTCGCTGGCAACGGCGGTAACGGCGCTGCCGGCGATGCCGCGCACGTTGACGGTGGCGCTGGTGGGCGCGGTGGGGACGCGGGTGCCGAGGGTGCTGGTGGCGCTGCCGGCGGCGGTGGTGGCGTCGCTGGTAAGGCTGGCGCCGATGTCACCGTGTACATCCCGCCCAGCGGCGGCCCAATCTTCCCGGTCCCAACGCCGGCGGATTTCATTAGGGCCGGCAACGGCGGTAACGGCGGCGCCGGCTACACCGCCACGGACGCCGGCGCATCGGGTGGCAACGGCGGTGCCGGCGGTGCCGCCGGGTCGGTCGGAAACGGCGGACATGGCGGCGCCGGTGGTAACGGCGCGGCTGGGGCCGCTGGCGTCACCGGTGGGCAGGCCGGACAGGCCGGCGGGGCCGGTGGCAACGGGGGAGCCGGTGGTACCGGCGGTGCCCTAAAGGGTTTCGGTGGCACCGGTGGTGACGCCGGTGTCGGTGGCAACGGCGGCCAGGGCGCTGCCGGCAATGCCGCGCATGTTGACGGCGGCGCCGGTGGGCGTGGCGGTGACGCGGGCACCGCGGGCGCTGCGGGGACGGGCCATATTGCTGGTTCATCAGGAGCGGCAGCCAACGGCGGTGGAAATGGCGGCAATGGCGGCGACGGTTACACGGCCACCGTTGCGGGTGCGTCGGGCGGCAAGGGTGGCGCCGGTGGCGACGCCGGTTCGGTCGGTAACGGCGGCCAGGGCGGTGCTGGCGGCAACGGCGCGGCGGGCGCCGCGGGTACTAACGGCGTCAATCCTGGCACCCATGGGAAGAGCGGGCAGGAAGGTGGTTCTGGTGGGAACGGCGGCGTCGGCGGAAAGGGCGGCGCGTTATCCGGAAACGGTGGAGCAGGCGGCCACGGCGGCAAGGGCGCCACGGGTGGCAACGGCGGCAGTGGAGTCGCTGGGGCGGCAGGCGATAGCGCTCAGTACAACAGCGGCTTAGACGGCGGCAACGGCGGCGCAGGTGGAAACGGGGGCAACGGAGGCGCCGGTGGCCACGGAGGCGATGGAGGCGCCGGCGGTACCGCAGTTAACGGCGACGCCGGTACGCACGGTGCCGGTGGCCAAGGTGGCGCCGGAGGCAAAGCTGGCAACGCAGGTGACGGCGGCAAGGGTGGCGACGGGGCGGGTGGTGGCAACAACGTCACGGCGGGCTCCGGTGGCAACGGCGGCAAGGGCGGCGATCGCGGCGCTATAGGAGCTGGCGGGATCGGGGGCCTGGATGTCGACGGCACCCGCGCTGCCAGCGGTGTCGACGGTGCCGCTGCTACCGCTGGCGGCAACGGTGGCGCCGGAGGTGCGGGCGGGCCCGGCTATGGCATCAATGAAATCAATTCTGTCGCGCAGGTGGCTGGTCACGGCGGCAATGGCGGCGACTCGGGCGTGATCGGGAACGGCGGTGCTGGTGGTACCGGTGGAGTCACGTACTCCTATGAGGGCTACACCGGAGGTGCTGGCGGTAACGGTGGAACTGGGAGTGGAGCCGGCTATAGCGGCGGGAACGGTGGCGCTGGCGGCCAAGGCGGTAACGGGCACTTTGATGGCGGTGTTGACTCTGGTCCTGGTGGTGATGGCGGTGCTGGTGGTGCCGGTGGTGACGGCCTCAATGGTGCTAATGGCGGTGCCGGAGGCAAGGGGGGCGATGGTGGTACCGGCTTCAGCAGCGGAGTTGTCGGCGGTACTGGTGGCGCTGGTGGCGCTGGCGGGGCTGGCTACGGCAGCGGCAGTACTGCTGGCGTAGGCGGTGCCGGCGGCAATGGCGGCGGCGGGGGCGGCAGCGACTGGGGTCTCTCTGACGGCGGTACTGGTGGTGCTGGGGGTAATGGTGGCAACGGGGTAGACGGCGCCAAAGCTGCTGCGGGAGGCGCCGGTGGCGAGGGCGGCGAAGGTATAGCCAGCGGCAAGGGCGGCCAGGGCGGGATGGGCGGCGCCAGCAACGGCGGTACAGGCGGTGCCGGAGGACTAGGAGGATCCGGCGGTACCGATTGGACTGGGGGTGGCGGCGGAGGCGGCGGCGGGGGAGCCGGCAACGGTGGGATCGGTGGTGCCGGCGGCGTGGGCGGTGAGGCGGGACAAAGCAGCTGGAGCATCGACGGCAATATCGGTGGCGCCGGTGGGACTGGGGGAACTGGCGGAATGGGCATCGAGGGCGGTGTCGGCGGCGCGGGCGGATCCGGCGGCGCTGGCGGCGTAGGTGTCAATCAAGGCGTTGGCGGTACCGGTGGTACCGGCGGCATTGGCGGTAAGGGCGACGCCAACGCGGCTGGTGGTCAGGGCGGCAAGGGCGGCGATGGCGGCACCGGTAACGGGCGTTACGAATACTTTCCAGGTATCGGCGGCACCGGCGGTACCGGCGGCGGCGGTGGCCAAATTGGCGCGAACGGCGACGGGACCGGCGGCCGCGGCGGCGACGGCGGCACCGGCTTCAACGGTAGGCAGGGCGGTGCTGGCGGCCCGGGCGGCCCCGGTGCGGTCGACGGGACACCGGGTACGGCAGGTGCCCGCGGCCAAGACAGAGACCAATAA
- the nrdF gene encoding class 1b ribonucleoside-diphosphate reductase subunit beta, whose protein sequence is MAEGVKLIDRTSAINWNRVQDDKDAEVWDRLTGNFWLPEKVPVSNDLPSWGTLTDHEKQLTMRVFTGLTLLDTIQGTVGAVSLIPDSLTPHEQAVYTNIAFMESVHAKSYSQIFSTLCSTNEIDDAFRWSEENPNLQRKAEIVMQYYRGDEPLKRKVASTLLESFLFYSGFYLPMYWSSRAKLTNTADMIRLIIRDEAVHGYYIGYKYQRGLALVDEAKRAELKEYTYDLLYELYENEVEYTQDLYDDVGLTEDVKKFLRYNANKALMNLGYEALFPREETDVNPAILSALSPNADENHDFFSGSGSSYVIGKAVVTEDEDWEF, encoded by the coding sequence GTGGCTGAGGGTGTGAAGCTGATCGACCGGACGTCCGCGATCAACTGGAACCGGGTGCAAGACGACAAAGACGCCGAGGTCTGGGATCGCCTGACCGGCAATTTCTGGCTGCCGGAGAAGGTGCCGGTCTCTAACGACCTGCCGTCATGGGGCACCCTGACCGATCACGAGAAGCAGCTCACGATGCGGGTGTTCACCGGGCTGACGCTGCTGGACACCATCCAGGGCACGGTCGGGGCGGTCAGCCTGATTCCCGACTCGCTGACCCCGCACGAGCAGGCGGTCTACACCAACATCGCATTCATGGAGTCGGTGCACGCCAAGAGCTACAGCCAGATTTTCTCCACGCTGTGTTCCACCAATGAGATTGATGACGCGTTCCGCTGGTCGGAGGAGAACCCCAACCTGCAGCGCAAGGCCGAGATCGTCATGCAGTACTACCGGGGTGACGAGCCGCTCAAGCGCAAGGTGGCCTCCACCCTGCTGGAAAGCTTTCTGTTCTACTCCGGCTTCTATCTGCCGATGTACTGGTCGAGCCGGGCCAAGCTGACCAACACCGCCGACATGATCCGGCTGATCATCCGCGACGAGGCGGTGCACGGCTACTACATCGGCTACAAGTATCAGCGCGGCCTGGCCCTCGTCGACGAGGCGAAGCGGGCCGAGCTCAAGGAGTACACCTACGACCTGCTCTACGAGCTCTACGAGAACGAGGTCGAGTACACCCAGGATCTGTACGACGATGTCGGCCTGACCGAGGACGTGAAGAAGTTCTTGCGCTACAACGCAAATAAGGCGTTGATGAACCTCGGCTACGAGGCGCTGTTCCCGCGCGAGGAGACCGACGTGAACCCGGCGATCTTGTCGGCGCTGTCGCCCAACGCCGACGAGAACCACGACTTCTTCTCCGGTTCCGGGTCGTCGTACGTGATCGGCAAGGCCGTCGTCACCGAAGACGAGGACTGGGAGTTCTGA
- a CDS encoding MFS transporter: MTVVANPETRTQQFVNLLLATGVSVICFWAWTLIGPLSTQYTAAMKLSTTAQALMVATPILVGALGRIATGLMTDRFGGRTMFIGVSLASIAPVLVVGYAAKIGSYPLMLAAGFFLGVAGTVFAIGIPFANNWFAPERRGFATGVFGMGMVGTAVSAFFTPRFVRWFGLFTTHLIVAGALAVSALLCVVLMHNGPRFVPNTTPVLPKLKAAARLRVTWEMSLLYGLVFGGFVAFCSYLPIYIKTVYDFSAVGAGERTAAFALAAVLARLLGGTLADHIAPKYVVLASLAGIAVQTLISVFKPPADIWSGLTFLPLAVALGIGTGGVFAWVSRRAPAGSVGSVTGIVAAVGGLGGYFPPLVMGATYDPARNSYAVGLLLLVATAVILFGYTAVYLRAQEPIASQSPSS, translated from the coding sequence ATGACGGTTGTCGCCAACCCGGAAACCCGAACCCAGCAGTTCGTCAACCTGTTGCTGGCCACCGGTGTCTCGGTCATCTGCTTCTGGGCGTGGACGCTGATCGGTCCGCTGTCGACGCAGTACACCGCCGCGATGAAGTTGAGCACCACCGCCCAGGCGCTGATGGTGGCCACCCCGATCCTGGTCGGCGCGCTGGGCCGGATTGCCACCGGACTGATGACCGACCGCTTCGGGGGCCGCACCATGTTCATCGGGGTCTCGCTGGCTTCGATTGCCCCGGTACTGGTGGTCGGGTATGCGGCCAAGATCGGCTCCTACCCGCTGATGCTGGCGGCGGGGTTCTTCCTCGGTGTGGCCGGCACCGTCTTTGCGATCGGAATCCCGTTCGCCAACAACTGGTTTGCCCCCGAACGCCGCGGCTTCGCCACCGGAGTGTTCGGCATGGGCATGGTGGGTACCGCGGTGTCGGCGTTCTTCACCCCGCGGTTCGTCAGGTGGTTCGGGCTGTTCACCACCCATCTCATAGTTGCGGGGGCCCTGGCGGTTTCGGCGCTGCTGTGTGTGGTGCTGATGCACAACGGCCCGCGCTTCGTGCCCAACACCACACCAGTGCTGCCGAAGCTCAAAGCCGCCGCACGCCTGCGGGTCACCTGGGAGATGTCGCTGCTGTACGGGCTGGTCTTCGGCGGCTTCGTGGCCTTCTGCAGCTACCTGCCCATCTACATCAAGACGGTCTACGACTTCTCCGCGGTCGGCGCGGGGGAGCGCACCGCCGCGTTCGCGCTGGCCGCGGTGCTGGCCCGGCTGCTCGGCGGAACACTGGCCGACCACATCGCGCCCAAGTACGTGGTGTTGGCCTCGCTGGCCGGTATCGCCGTGCAGACACTGATCTCGGTATTCAAACCGCCCGCCGATATCTGGTCGGGTCTGACGTTTCTGCCGCTTGCGGTCGCGCTCGGCATCGGCACCGGCGGGGTGTTCGCCTGGGTGTCGCGCCGTGCCCCGGCCGGTTCCGTCGGCTCGGTCACCGGGATCGTCGCCGCGGTCGGCGGTTTGGGAGGCTACTTCCCGCCGCTGGTGATGGGCGCAACTTACGATCCGGCCCGCAACAGCTACGCGGTGGGATTGCTGCTCCTGGTGGCCACGGCGGTGATCCTGTTCGGCTACACCGCAGTGTATTTGCGCGCGCAAGAACCTATCGCTTCACAATCACCGTCGAGTTGA
- a CDS encoding flavin-containing monooxygenase, producing the protein MTLADPTAEDTGQRAPVHTRALIIGTGFSGLGMAIALQKQGVQFLILEKADEIGGTWRDNTYPGCACDVPSHLYSFSFEPKATWSKLFSPQPEIFDYLKGVTDKYGLRRHIRFGERVERAHWDDGEYRWHVFTDSGREYVAQFVISGAGGLHIPRLPEIEGIEQFEGAMFHSAQWDHSVELAGKKVAVIGTGASAIQIVPELVRNADVAQVQLYQRTPPWVVPRPNAPFPRALLKAFATVPGLRLAVRWGIYWWLEGLGYAMTKRPSLLRAVELVAKWNIRRNVRDRELRRRLTPSYRAGCKRILYSPNYYQAVADPKTTLITERITRITPTGIVTADGVERPVDVIVGATGFHVTDSYTYVEVKGPHGEDLGDRWNREGVVAHHGIAVADMPNLFFLLGPNTALGHTSVVFMIESQIRYVAQAIAATDKLGAQALAPTRAAQDRYNAELQDKLAGSVWITGGCNSWYLDEHGVNRTLWSGMTWQYWRSTRSLRPSEYRFSGVG; encoded by the coding sequence ATGACCCTGGCCGACCCCACCGCCGAGGACACCGGACAACGTGCACCGGTGCACACCCGGGCGCTCATCATCGGGACCGGGTTTTCCGGCCTGGGCATGGCTATCGCGCTACAGAAGCAGGGCGTGCAGTTCCTCATCCTGGAGAAGGCCGACGAGATCGGCGGGACCTGGCGCGACAACACCTATCCCGGATGCGCCTGCGACGTGCCGTCGCATCTCTACTCGTTCTCGTTCGAGCCGAAGGCCACGTGGAGCAAGCTGTTTTCGCCGCAGCCGGAGATCTTCGACTACCTCAAGGGCGTCACCGACAAGTACGGGTTGCGCCGCCACATCCGGTTCGGTGAGCGCGTCGAGCGCGCGCATTGGGACGACGGCGAATACCGCTGGCATGTGTTCACCGACTCCGGACGGGAGTACGTCGCGCAGTTCGTCATCTCCGGCGCCGGTGGCCTGCACATCCCGCGCCTGCCTGAGATCGAGGGGATAGAGCAGTTCGAGGGTGCGATGTTCCACTCCGCCCAGTGGGATCACAGCGTCGAGTTGGCCGGCAAGAAGGTCGCGGTGATCGGCACCGGCGCCAGCGCCATCCAGATCGTTCCGGAACTGGTACGCAACGCCGACGTCGCGCAGGTGCAGCTGTATCAGCGCACCCCGCCGTGGGTGGTGCCGCGGCCCAACGCGCCCTTCCCGCGGGCGCTGCTCAAAGCGTTCGCGACGGTCCCGGGGTTGCGGCTGGCGGTGCGTTGGGGGATCTACTGGTGGCTGGAAGGCCTGGGCTACGCGATGACCAAGCGGCCCAGCCTGTTGCGTGCCGTCGAACTGGTCGCGAAGTGGAACATCAGGCGCAATGTGCGCGACAGGGAGCTGCGTCGTCGGCTCACGCCGAGCTACCGCGCCGGCTGCAAACGAATCCTGTACTCGCCCAACTACTATCAGGCGGTAGCCGACCCGAAGACGACGCTGATCACCGAGCGGATCACCCGGATCACTCCCACCGGGATCGTCACCGCCGACGGCGTCGAGCGTCCCGTCGACGTCATCGTGGGCGCCACCGGTTTTCACGTCACCGACTCCTACACCTACGTCGAGGTGAAGGGCCCGCACGGCGAAGACTTGGGGGACCGCTGGAACCGTGAGGGGGTGGTCGCGCATCACGGTATCGCGGTGGCCGACATGCCCAATCTGTTCTTCCTGCTCGGTCCCAACACCGCGCTCGGCCACACCTCGGTGGTGTTCATGATCGAGTCGCAGATCCGCTACGTCGCGCAGGCGATCGCCGCGACCGACAAGCTCGGCGCGCAGGCATTGGCACCCACCCGCGCGGCCCAGGACCGCTACAACGCGGAGTTGCAGGACAAGCTCGCCGGATCGGTGTGGATCACCGGCGGCTGCAACAGCTGGTATCTCGACGAGCACGGTGTCAACCGGACTCTGTGGAGCGGCATGACCTGGCAGTATTGGCGGTCCACCCGCTCGTTGCGGCCCTCCGAGTACCGCTTTTCCGGAGTCGGCTGA
- a CDS encoding helix-turn-helix domain-containing protein, whose amino-acid sequence MPTRPGQTDPERAAAWAQRRVDVGFRIRTLRTELGITQEALALKSGVTRNVLIDVEHGRRSLLYERLFDLADALGVPVSELMQDR is encoded by the coding sequence GTGCCCACGCGCCCCGGACAGACAGATCCCGAGCGGGCTGCGGCATGGGCGCAACGACGTGTGGATGTTGGCTTCCGAATCCGCACGCTGCGAACCGAACTCGGCATCACCCAAGAAGCCTTGGCGCTCAAGTCCGGGGTTACCCGCAACGTCTTGATCGACGTCGAGCATGGCCGGCGCAGCCTGCTCTACGAGCGGCTATTCGACCTGGCCGATGCGCTTGGGGTTCCGGTCAGCGAACTCATGCAGGACCGGTAG